A DNA window from Pseudoalteromonas spongiae UST010723-006 contains the following coding sequences:
- the cyaY gene encoding iron donor protein CyaY: MTDQEYHQLIDDLFINLEEQVDACEVDLDYESASGILEIIFPDNSKIILNKQAPLQQLWVATKFNGHHFERHGDKWIDNRSGSEFWQFMNDAASKQAGTSIVWEAE, encoded by the coding sequence ATGACAGACCAAGAATACCATCAGTTAATCGATGATTTGTTTATTAACTTAGAAGAGCAAGTTGATGCCTGCGAGGTCGACTTAGACTATGAATCTGCCTCGGGAATTTTAGAAATTATTTTTCCCGATAACAGTAAGATCATTCTTAATAAACAAGCACCTTTACAACAGTTGTGGGTAGCAACTAAGTTTAATGGTCACCATTTTGAGCGCCATGGTGATAAATGGATTGATAACCGTAGTGGCTCTGAGTTCTGGCAATTTATGAATGATGCCGCGAGCAAACAAGCGGGTACAAGCATTGTATGGGAAGCTGAATAA
- the lysA gene encoding diaminopimelate decarboxylase: MDYFNYNDNELFAEQVKVEYIAKQYGTPCYVYSRATLERHYKAFCDAASHHNHLVCYAVKANSNLAILNVLARLGSGFDIVSKGELARVIAAGGDTSKVVFSGVAKTHDEIAFALEHKIKCFNVESEAELERISQVATELNVNAPISIRVNPDIDAKTHPYISTGLKENKFGIDIKIAVDVYKKAASLPNLDIKGIDFHIGSQLTEVEPFIAALKKVIALVKELASHNIKLSHVDVGGGLGVPYAQEAPPHPSQYVSKITECLAELPDVELIFEPGRAIAANAGILVTNVEYLKQNQGKHFAIVDAGMNDLLRPSLYQAWQNIIAVKPRQGKTENYDIVGPVCETGDFLGKDRDLCIEAGDLIAVRSAGAYGFTMSSNYNSRPRVAEIMVDNDQVHVIRQRETIDDLYRNECTLP; the protein is encoded by the coding sequence ATGGACTATTTTAACTATAACGATAACGAACTGTTTGCAGAACAAGTCAAGGTTGAATATATTGCCAAACAATATGGTACGCCTTGTTATGTATACTCGCGTGCTACATTAGAACGCCACTATAAGGCATTTTGCGACGCGGCAAGTCACCATAATCACCTTGTATGCTATGCCGTAAAAGCTAATTCAAACCTCGCTATTTTAAACGTATTGGCGCGTCTTGGTTCTGGTTTTGATATTGTTTCTAAAGGTGAACTGGCACGAGTAATTGCAGCCGGTGGCGATACCAGTAAAGTGGTATTTTCAGGTGTTGCTAAAACACATGACGAAATTGCCTTTGCTCTAGAGCACAAAATCAAGTGCTTTAATGTTGAATCAGAAGCTGAGCTTGAGCGTATCTCGCAAGTTGCAACTGAGTTGAACGTAAATGCGCCTATATCTATTCGTGTAAACCCAGATATCGATGCTAAAACGCACCCCTATATTTCTACCGGTTTGAAAGAAAATAAATTCGGCATAGATATTAAAATTGCGGTTGATGTATATAAGAAAGCGGCGAGCTTACCTAACTTAGATATCAAGGGTATTGATTTTCATATTGGCTCACAGCTTACCGAAGTAGAACCTTTTATAGCGGCGCTTAAAAAAGTAATCGCGCTCGTTAAAGAACTTGCATCTCATAATATCAAATTAAGCCATGTTGACGTTGGCGGTGGTTTAGGTGTTCCGTATGCCCAAGAAGCACCTCCGCATCCAAGTCAGTACGTTAGTAAAATCACCGAATGCTTAGCAGAATTACCCGATGTTGAGCTAATTTTTGAACCTGGCCGCGCTATCGCAGCCAACGCTGGCATTTTGGTCACCAATGTTGAATACCTAAAACAAAACCAAGGTAAACACTTTGCGATTGTTGATGCAGGCATGAATGATTTACTGCGCCCATCTCTTTATCAGGCTTGGCAAAATATTATTGCAGTAAAGCCGCGACAAGGTAAAACCGAAAATTACGATATTGTAGGCCCCGTATGTGAGACTGGTGACTTTTTAGGTAAAGACCGCGATTTGTGCATTGAAGCCGGCGATTTAATTGCCGTGCGCAGTGCCGGTGCGTACGGTTTTACCATGAGCTCAAACTACAATTCACGTCCGCGCGTAGCTGAAATAATGGTAGATAACGACCAAGTTCATGTAATTCGCCAACGCGAAACTATTGACGACCTATACCGAAACGAGTGTACACTGCCTTAA
- the hemC gene encoding hydroxymethylbilane synthase yields MSQDNPIIRIATRKSALALWQAEFVKAELEKHHANLTVELVPMSTQGDKILDTPLAKIGGKGLFVKELEVAMMEGRADIAVHSMKDVPVEFPDGLELHTICEREDPRDAFVSNNFKSLADLPQGAIVGTSSLRRQCQLKAARPDLEIRDLRGNVNTRLAKLDAGEYDAIILAAAGLIRLEMPERIADFIAAEDSLPANGQGAVGIECRSDDETTKALLAPLEHTETRYRVLAERAMNRKLQGGCQVPIGAFATVEGETLTLRGLVGALDGSVILQHTLAGNVANAEQIGEQVADNLLSQGADKILAEVYGN; encoded by the coding sequence ATGTCTCAAGATAATCCAATTATTCGTATTGCAACACGTAAAAGCGCATTGGCTCTTTGGCAAGCAGAGTTTGTAAAAGCTGAACTGGAAAAGCACCATGCTAATTTAACGGTTGAGCTTGTGCCTATGTCGACTCAAGGCGATAAAATTTTAGACACACCACTGGCGAAAATTGGTGGTAAAGGCCTATTTGTTAAAGAGCTTGAAGTCGCTATGATGGAAGGTCGCGCAGATATTGCCGTTCACTCGATGAAAGACGTTCCGGTTGAATTCCCTGATGGACTAGAACTGCACACAATTTGTGAACGAGAAGATCCGCGAGATGCATTTGTATCAAACAACTTTAAGTCGCTAGCTGATTTGCCTCAAGGTGCAATTGTTGGTACATCGAGCCTACGTCGTCAGTGTCAGTTAAAAGCGGCGCGTCCTGATCTCGAAATTAGAGATTTACGCGGTAACGTAAATACGCGTTTAGCAAAATTAGATGCCGGTGAATACGACGCAATTATTCTTGCCGCTGCAGGCCTTATTCGTTTAGAAATGCCAGAACGCATTGCAGACTTTATTGCGGCAGAAGACTCATTACCTGCAAATGGTCAAGGTGCGGTAGGTATTGAGTGTCGTAGCGATGACGAAACAACTAAAGCGTTACTTGCGCCACTTGAGCACACAGAAACGCGCTATCGTGTACTAGCAGAGCGCGCAATGAACCGTAAGTTACAAGGTGGTTGCCAAGTTCCGATTGGTGCATTTGCAACTGTTGAAGGTGAAACACTAACACTACGCGGTTTAGTGGGCGCGTTAGATGGCTCGGTAATTTTGCAGCATACACTGGCTGGTAATGTGGCAAATGCAGAACAAATCGGCGAGCAAGTAGCTGATAACTTGTTATCGCAAGGTGCTGATAAAATTCTTGCTGAAGTTTACGGTAACTAA
- the add gene encoding adenosine deaminase — MIDSTLPLLDLHRHLDGNVRSETILDLGLKFNMDLPASDVESLRPHVQVIENEPDLLGFLQKLDWGVKVLGDLDACRRIAYENMFDAKGQGLDYVELRFSPFYMAQTHNLNIADVVAAVIDGVKAGSRETGVQAKLIGILSRTFGVEACQAELDGLLAHKNELIALDLAGDELGFPGNLFEGHFKQARDAGLQITTHAGEAAGSESIWHAIKELGATRIGHGVKAIEDVALMDYLRDHQIGVESCLTSNIQTSTVASMATHPLKQFLAHGILATINTDDPSVSNIEIRHEFEVAAPQAGLTQAEITQAQKNALQIAFLSDSERKVLMGKYA; from the coding sequence ATGATCGATTCAACTCTTCCACTTCTTGATTTACACCGTCACCTTGATGGAAATGTTCGCTCAGAAACCATTTTAGATCTTGGCCTAAAATTTAATATGGATTTGCCAGCAAGCGATGTTGAGTCGCTGCGCCCACATGTACAAGTAATTGAAAATGAGCCCGATTTACTTGGCTTTTTACAAAAACTGGATTGGGGCGTAAAAGTGCTTGGCGATTTAGATGCATGCCGCCGCATTGCCTATGAAAATATGTTTGATGCTAAAGGGCAGGGACTTGATTATGTTGAGCTGCGTTTTAGCCCATTTTATATGGCGCAAACCCACAACCTGAATATTGCAGATGTAGTTGCTGCGGTAATTGACGGCGTAAAAGCGGGTAGCCGCGAGACGGGCGTTCAAGCAAAGTTGATTGGTATTTTATCGCGCACCTTTGGTGTTGAAGCATGCCAAGCGGAACTTGATGGCTTACTGGCGCACAAAAATGAGCTTATTGCACTCGATTTAGCGGGTGATGAGCTTGGCTTCCCAGGTAACTTATTTGAAGGTCATTTTAAACAAGCACGCGATGCAGGTTTACAAATTACCACTCATGCAGGTGAAGCCGCAGGCAGCGAAAGCATTTGGCATGCAATTAAAGAGCTTGGCGCAACACGTATTGGCCACGGTGTAAAAGCAATTGAAGACGTCGCACTGATGGATTACCTACGCGATCACCAAATTGGTGTGGAATCGTGCTTAACCAGTAATATTCAAACCAGCACAGTTGCATCAATGGCAACGCACCCACTAAAACAGTTTTTAGCACATGGTATTTTAGCTACAATTAATACGGATGACCCAAGTGTAAGTAATATTGAAATTCGCCACGAATTTGAGGTGGCAGCACCACAAGCAGGTTTAACACAGGCAGAAATCACGCAAGCACAAAAGAACGCATTACAAATCGCGTTTTTAAGCGATAGCGAGCGTAAAGTGTTAATGGGGAAATACGCGTAA
- a CDS encoding uroporphyrinogen-III C-methyltransferase: protein MTHILLTRPEDKSQQLAERLSNMAIKSTIQPLLALEAIAVSEQQLAMLESADIVLFVSQDAARFLHALQPELAKHSHCLAVGKSTAETVTELFNKPCASPLVETSEGLLAMPELNNVASKQIVLVKGKGGRNKLAQELKAREAIFQPLAVYQRLANANLNDAMAANWQANGIDAVVLTSNASIDSFLAIATNKIWLSQLTVYLVSERCVNYLQDKANVKHIINCQGADNDSIINAIAGQHKHQQSHAMEQEKDITAKSTISEKPTSKAQTTSNSASKPAVAKQSGSGKAIAVVALLVSLTAVGGLGYGYTLFQQQKNFLVKLNNKNNTLAEQIAQVNTQALALKNQNQQLQNALSAQVSEAELALNEKIAQQLHAANQQTPELNREEVKSLYRMAEFKALVQNDYLGAAAMLARLDVLLENFPGTQQARAALHQDIQALQAVQTADVEGLYLKLSGLIANLDELPLNMVVLPEEADKVDQQALSNNVDDWQSNLKRSWDLLVDDFIKVRKRTAPIEPLLSQEEQALIRHQLRFYMAQAQTALTKQQPAIFSTALQQAQNVVNNYYDVQAANVKYLNNQLSELNARPLVFTPEITFNSAAAIKELL, encoded by the coding sequence GTGACACATATCTTACTCACACGGCCAGAGGACAAGAGCCAACAATTAGCTGAACGCCTATCAAATATGGCGATTAAAAGCACCATTCAACCATTACTGGCGCTTGAAGCAATTGCAGTGAGTGAACAGCAACTTGCTATGCTTGAAAGTGCCGATATTGTGCTTTTTGTGTCACAAGATGCCGCACGTTTCTTACATGCGTTACAACCTGAACTAGCAAAACACAGCCACTGTTTAGCTGTTGGCAAAAGTACCGCTGAAACGGTAACCGAACTGTTCAACAAGCCGTGTGCTAGCCCGTTGGTTGAAACCAGCGAAGGTTTGCTTGCCATGCCAGAGCTCAACAATGTGGCAAGTAAACAAATTGTATTGGTAAAAGGCAAAGGTGGGCGCAATAAGTTAGCGCAAGAATTAAAAGCGCGCGAAGCGATTTTTCAGCCGCTAGCCGTTTACCAGCGTTTGGCGAATGCTAATTTAAATGATGCAATGGCGGCTAATTGGCAAGCGAATGGTATAGATGCCGTTGTCTTAACGAGCAATGCAAGTATCGATAGCTTTTTAGCAATAGCGACAAATAAAATCTGGTTATCGCAGCTAACCGTTTACTTGGTAAGTGAGCGCTGCGTTAACTACTTGCAAGACAAAGCCAATGTAAAACACATTATTAATTGCCAAGGTGCTGATAATGATAGCATTATCAATGCCATTGCAGGTCAACATAAACATCAACAGAGTCACGCTATGGAACAAGAAAAAGACATAACGGCAAAGAGTACGATTAGCGAAAAGCCAACAAGTAAGGCGCAAACTACGAGCAATAGCGCTTCAAAACCAGCCGTGGCAAAGCAATCAGGTTCAGGCAAGGCAATTGCTGTTGTTGCGTTGTTGGTATCACTTACAGCGGTTGGTGGATTAGGGTACGGCTATACCTTATTTCAACAACAGAAAAATTTTCTCGTTAAGTTAAATAACAAAAACAACACGCTCGCTGAACAGATTGCCCAAGTTAATACACAGGCGCTGGCATTAAAAAATCAAAATCAACAATTGCAGAATGCATTATCGGCTCAGGTATCTGAGGCAGAGCTGGCGCTTAATGAAAAAATTGCTCAACAGTTACATGCTGCTAACCAACAAACACCAGAGCTAAATCGTGAAGAAGTGAAAAGCCTTTACCGTATGGCAGAATTTAAGGCGTTGGTGCAAAATGATTACCTAGGCGCTGCGGCAATGCTGGCACGTTTAGATGTACTGCTTGAAAACTTTCCGGGTACTCAGCAAGCTAGAGCGGCACTACATCAAGATATTCAAGCATTACAAGCGGTACAAACGGCTGATGTTGAAGGTTTATATTTAAAGTTGTCTGGGTTAATCGCTAATCTTGATGAGCTACCGCTTAATATGGTGGTGCTACCGGAAGAAGCTGATAAAGTTGATCAGCAGGCGCTTTCAAATAATGTGGATGATTGGCAGTCAAACTTAAAACGCAGTTGGGACTTGCTGGTGGATGACTTTATTAAAGTGCGCAAACGCACAGCGCCGATAGAGCCGTTATTAAGCCAAGAAGAGCAAGCGTTGATCCGACATCAATTACGTTTTTATATGGCACAAGCACAAACTGCGCTTACAAAGCAGCAGCCAGCCATTTTCTCTACAGCACTGCAACAAGCACAAAACGTAGTTAACAATTATTATGATGTGCAAGCTGCAAATGTAAAATACCTTAATAATCAATTGAGTGAATTAAATGCTAGGCCTCTTGTGTTCACACCAGAGATTACCTTTAATTCTGCAGCTGCAATTAAGGAGCTACTATGA
- a CDS encoding DUF484 family protein has translation MNELDERQVVDYLEQNRDFLQKHPELLARLSIYDEPNGTTSLVKRQQSLLQNKNRELTDKLSHLIDNATNNEHIFKVFNQCHRLLLKTDTLEALQEKLTQTLCKGFNLLDCQLIPFNSDTHQTLLDQRFSLQTSFLGRLSQDEQMLLFQKTVGSVAVYLVGDKSTPTAILAFASSDETHYHPEQNSVFVLEFIQALDIKLSQL, from the coding sequence ATGAATGAATTAGATGAACGCCAAGTTGTCGACTATTTAGAACAAAACCGTGACTTTTTACAAAAGCACCCTGAGCTACTTGCGCGCTTATCCATTTACGACGAACCAAACGGCACCACCAGCCTTGTAAAGCGTCAACAAAGTTTATTGCAAAATAAAAATCGAGAATTAACCGATAAACTCTCTCATTTAATCGATAACGCAACCAATAACGAACACATTTTTAAAGTGTTCAATCAATGTCATCGACTGCTACTTAAAACCGACACGCTAGAAGCACTACAAGAAAAGTTAACACAAACCTTGTGCAAAGGATTTAATTTACTTGATTGCCAATTAATACCTTTTAATAGCGATACGCACCAAACGCTGCTCGATCAACGCTTTAGCTTACAAACCAGCTTTTTAGGACGTTTGAGTCAAGATGAGCAAATGCTGCTATTTCAAAAAACAGTTGGCTCGGTAGCTGTGTATCTGGTTGGCGATAAAAGTACGCCAACAGCCATATTAGCCTTCGCCAGCAGTGATGAAACACACTATCATCCAGAACAAAACAGTGTATTTGTTTTAGAATTTATTCAAGCCTTAGATATCAAACTGTCTCAGTTATGA
- the dapF gene encoding diaminopimelate epimerase — MLVNFSKMHGLGNDFMVIDNVTQNVFISKDQIRKLADRNFGIGFDQLLMVEAPYDPDLDFHYRIFNADGYEVEQCGNGARCFARFVRMKGLTNRHRIQVSTKSGNITLHNEKDGKVRVNMGHPKFDPAKVPFKATKRETTYIIREGEHTIFCGVVSMGNPHCVLEVDDINSDQITKLGPLLESHERFPKKANIGFMQIISPEHIKLRVWERGAGETLACGSGACAAVVVGILQKKLANQVKVELPGGELTINWQGDGHPVKMTGPAEHVFDGQIAI; from the coding sequence ATGCTAGTAAATTTTTCTAAAATGCATGGCTTAGGCAATGACTTTATGGTTATTGATAACGTCACGCAAAATGTTTTTATTTCAAAAGACCAAATTCGAAAGTTAGCAGATCGCAATTTCGGTATTGGATTTGACCAATTACTAATGGTTGAAGCGCCGTACGATCCTGATTTGGATTTTCATTACCGAATTTTTAATGCGGATGGCTATGAAGTTGAACAATGCGGGAATGGCGCGCGCTGTTTTGCTCGCTTTGTGCGTATGAAAGGGTTAACCAACCGCCATCGCATCCAGGTCTCAACAAAGTCTGGCAATATTACCCTACACAATGAGAAAGACGGCAAAGTGCGCGTAAATATGGGCCACCCTAAATTCGACCCAGCAAAAGTGCCGTTTAAAGCGACCAAGCGCGAAACAACGTATATTATCCGTGAAGGCGAACATACAATATTTTGTGGCGTCGTCTCTATGGGCAACCCGCACTGCGTACTTGAAGTAGACGATATCAACTCAGATCAAATTACCAAGTTAGGCCCGTTACTTGAAAGCCATGAGCGCTTTCCTAAAAAGGCCAACATTGGTTTTATGCAAATAATCTCGCCAGAGCATATCAAACTGCGCGTATGGGAACGCGGCGCAGGTGAAACACTTGCCTGTGGTAGTGGTGCTTGTGCCGCTGTTGTGGTTGGTATTTTACAAAAGAAACTCGCCAATCAAGTAAAGGTTGAATTACCTGGTGGCGAATTAACAATAAATTGGCAAGGCGACGGTCACCCAGTAAAAATGACCGGCCCTGCAGAACATGTGTTTGATGGTCAAATCGCGATATGA
- the lptM gene encoding LPS translocon maturation chaperone LptM has product MVKCKKLVSVFMSVSLLILAGCGQKGPLYLAEQDQVESNQPKQQTDADKEQQEQQ; this is encoded by the coding sequence ATGGTTAAATGTAAGAAATTAGTTTCAGTATTTATGAGTGTGTCATTGCTCATTTTAGCTGGTTGCGGTCAAAAAGGTCCTTTATATCTTGCCGAGCAAGATCAAGTGGAATCAAATCAACCAAAGCAGCAAACCGACGCTGATAAAGAGCAACAGGAGCAACAGTAA
- a CDS encoding heme biosynthesis HemY N-terminal domain-containing protein: MSKAIITVVIALVVLALAPVAIGEKGYVLIAFNDYTIEGTITAFVIAIILLAAFSFVIYKLLRYVLSLYGITRFKWASRADKRKLNNLKTGVWQFINRDFTGAQQSLAKAHVPAGWESIAQAISARAALESGNKADARLHLEKVAQQDASNIAQMLVESEQAELAKESMEQITKNKKATNLELANFAEYLVAQQDWSTLNDQLSRFEKKHALSDEQWQQLFERYFAALDLNALNSAYGNLPKKLKEKAEFHYLTNLASFSPEQTDKCLLKLAKGDKYREVWQILSKCNNTKLFDTQKFIQSRLKKIPEDETLLLTLAYIAKAQGDFELACKVFNKVLSKGNANKHWRVAAECFNQTGQLDKAISLYQTYV, translated from the coding sequence ATGAGCAAGGCAATTATCACGGTTGTTATTGCATTAGTTGTACTTGCGCTCGCGCCAGTGGCTATAGGTGAAAAAGGTTATGTGCTAATTGCTTTTAACGACTACACCATTGAAGGCACGATCACCGCATTTGTAATTGCCATTATTTTACTGGCGGCGTTTAGTTTTGTGATTTATAAATTGCTGCGTTATGTCTTATCACTGTATGGTATTACTCGTTTTAAATGGGCATCGCGCGCCGATAAACGCAAATTAAATAATTTAAAAACAGGCGTTTGGCAGTTTATAAATCGTGATTTTACTGGCGCACAGCAAAGTCTTGCAAAAGCCCATGTACCAGCAGGTTGGGAAAGCATTGCACAAGCCATTTCAGCACGAGCCGCGTTAGAAAGTGGTAATAAAGCCGATGCGCGACTACATCTTGAAAAAGTTGCGCAGCAAGACGCATCAAATATTGCGCAAATGCTGGTGGAAAGTGAGCAAGCTGAGCTTGCCAAAGAAAGCATGGAGCAAATAACTAAGAACAAAAAAGCGACTAACTTAGAGCTGGCTAATTTTGCCGAGTACTTAGTAGCTCAACAAGATTGGTCAACGCTTAATGATCAGCTAAGTCGTTTTGAGAAAAAACATGCGCTTAGTGATGAGCAGTGGCAACAGTTATTTGAACGTTATTTTGCAGCGTTAGACTTAAATGCATTAAACAGTGCTTACGGTAATTTACCGAAGAAACTCAAAGAAAAAGCAGAGTTTCATTATCTGACTAATCTTGCCTCATTTTCCCCAGAGCAAACCGATAAGTGTTTATTAAAACTAGCGAAGGGTGATAAATACCGCGAGGTGTGGCAAATCCTCAGTAAGTGCAACAATACTAAATTATTTGACACACAAAAGTTTATCCAAAGCCGATTAAAGAAAATACCGGAAGATGAGACACTATTGCTAACGCTGGCTTACATCGCTAAAGCGCAAGGTGATTTTGAGCTTGCCTGCAAGGTATTTAACAAAGTGTTGAGCAAAGGAAATGCAAACAAGCATTGGCGTGTTGCGGCTGAGTGTTTTAATCAAACAGGGCAACTTGATAAAGCAATTTCGCTCTATCAAACCTATGTTTAA
- a CDS encoding alpha/beta hydrolase, translating into MSLDAVIIEPQSSHKATVIWLHGLGDSGDGFAPIVPELNLPAELGVKFIFPHAPIQPVTINGGMAMRSWYDIKSLDLDKRADEQGVQQSAAAVQQLIDAEIDNGIAPSNIILAGFSQGGVVSLYLAPRLPYQLAGVMALSTYMCEPAKLKLEKQQASLNVFMAHGSFDDVVPTGAGKAAHQTLLELGYEVSWQEYPMTHQVCLEEIKAIRTWLVSRLN; encoded by the coding sequence ATGAGTTTAGACGCAGTTATTATTGAGCCGCAATCAAGTCACAAAGCAACGGTAATTTGGTTGCATGGTTTAGGTGACTCAGGCGATGGTTTTGCACCTATCGTACCGGAACTTAATTTACCTGCAGAACTGGGTGTAAAATTTATTTTTCCACACGCACCAATTCAACCGGTCACCATAAATGGTGGTATGGCGATGCGTTCATGGTATGACATTAAATCTCTTGATCTAGATAAACGCGCCGATGAGCAAGGTGTGCAACAATCTGCTGCGGCAGTACAGCAATTAATTGATGCTGAAATCGACAATGGTATTGCGCCTAGCAATATTATTTTGGCGGGTTTTTCGCAAGGTGGCGTTGTGTCATTGTATTTAGCACCTCGCTTACCATATCAGTTGGCGGGTGTTATGGCGCTTTCTACCTATATGTGTGAGCCTGCTAAACTTAAACTCGAAAAGCAGCAAGCAAGCTTAAATGTATTTATGGCTCATGGCAGTTTTGACGACGTGGTACCAACAGGCGCAGGAAAAGCAGCACATCAAACATTACTTGAATTGGGTTATGAAGTTAGTTGGCAGGAATACCCAATGACACACCAAGTGTGTTTAGAGGAAATTAAGGCGATCCGTACTTGGTTGGTTTCGCGCTTAAACTAG
- a CDS encoding DUF2914 domain-containing protein produces the protein MAQKIKITATLANKQNQSAQNAKPSEVEYQWRWARVFAALLLVVVVLVLATMYLFPNTEYPKETSQSLTKASVQKGNSTVVKTITSAVNNAKNTVNETEKVGLSQSTPTEVPIEKASVTQPAVEQRVELEPSNPGDVDNSEAVVSESVTNNSLAKTAENSDELLEQAVSIDIEQQANENSNVDLADIALGAKMNTQSVTRALLSRDIKAREPVDIIGERIARASFTKKLYFFTEVNGLKGKVVRHKWYFQDQLQADVELSIFAERYRTYSSKNIAALQLGEWRVELIADGKTLASKQFKVTDQ, from the coding sequence GTGGCACAAAAGATAAAAATTACGGCGACATTGGCTAATAAGCAAAACCAATCCGCGCAAAATGCAAAACCGAGCGAAGTTGAGTACCAATGGCGCTGGGCGCGTGTTTTTGCGGCGCTGTTGTTGGTGGTAGTCGTATTAGTTTTGGCAACTATGTACTTATTTCCAAATACGGAATATCCAAAAGAAACGAGCCAATCATTAACAAAAGCCAGTGTGCAAAAAGGCAACTCAACCGTTGTGAAAACGATAACATCAGCTGTGAACAATGCTAAAAATACTGTTAATGAAACCGAAAAGGTTGGTTTAAGTCAATCTACACCAACTGAAGTACCAATAGAGAAAGCTTCTGTCACTCAACCTGCGGTTGAACAACGAGTCGAGCTAGAGCCTAGCAATCCTGGGGATGTTGATAACAGTGAAGCGGTTGTTAGTGAAAGCGTGACGAATAATAGTCTGGCAAAAACAGCCGAAAATAGCGATGAGTTATTAGAGCAGGCTGTGAGCATCGATATTGAACAACAAGCAAACGAAAACAGTAATGTCGACTTAGCAGATATTGCACTTGGCGCAAAAATGAATACCCAAAGTGTAACGCGCGCATTGTTATCGCGTGACATTAAAGCGCGAGAGCCTGTTGATATTATTGGTGAACGAATCGCAAGGGCGAGCTTTACCAAAAAATTGTACTTCTTTACTGAAGTAAACGGCTTAAAAGGTAAAGTGGTGCGCCACAAGTGGTATTTTCAAGATCAATTGCAAGCGGATGTTGAGCTTTCAATATTTGCAGAGCGATACCGTACCTATTCATCAAAAAATATAGCGGCACTGCAACTAGGCGAGTGGCGTGTAGAATTAATTGCCGACGGAAAAACGTTGGCGAGCAAGCAATTTAAAGTAACTGACCAGTAG
- the xerC gene encoding tyrosine recombinase XerC, protein MSEQQPLSASWQQSIDLYIAFARNEKHYSTATIDAYLRHLETSAHYFSQFVANWQAIEVENVKGLLAKLKSRELSARTINLHLSCLRSFYKFLIRKGLAKANPVELVKGPKFTKPLPKNLDVDQVNQLLEIVPEDSLAIRDKAMMELMYSSGLRLSELASLNLTDKSAIFNGLLTVLGKGGKERVIPVGRKAISAVKEWLKVRAEFANPDELALFTSKQKRRLSIRQIRARMKKWGIEQGLSANVHPHKLRHSFASHILESSGDLRAVQELLGHSNLSTTQVYTHLDFQHLAKVYDNTHPRAKKK, encoded by the coding sequence ATGAGTGAGCAACAACCGCTAAGCGCAAGCTGGCAGCAGAGTATAGATTTATACATCGCTTTTGCGCGCAATGAGAAACACTATTCTACAGCCACCATCGATGCATACCTGCGTCATTTAGAAACATCAGCACACTATTTTTCGCAATTTGTTGCTAACTGGCAAGCAATTGAAGTTGAGAATGTAAAAGGCTTGCTCGCGAAGTTAAAAAGCCGCGAATTATCAGCTAGAACCATTAATTTGCATCTATCGTGCTTGCGTAGCTTTTATAAGTTTTTAATTAGAAAGGGGCTTGCCAAAGCGAATCCGGTAGAGCTCGTAAAAGGGCCGAAGTTCACCAAGCCGCTACCCAAAAACCTCGATGTTGACCAAGTAAATCAGCTACTTGAAATTGTACCTGAAGATAGCTTAGCAATTCGCGACAAAGCCATGATGGAATTAATGTATTCATCAGGGCTGCGTTTATCTGAGCTGGCTAGCCTTAATTTAACGGATAAGAGCGCGATCTTTAATGGCCTTTTAACCGTATTAGGTAAAGGTGGTAAAGAGCGGGTTATTCCCGTTGGTCGAAAAGCCATTAGCGCGGTAAAAGAATGGCTAAAAGTACGTGCAGAATTTGCTAATCCCGACGAGCTCGCTTTATTTACTAGTAAACAAAAACGCCGCTTGTCGATTCGCCAAATTCGTGCGCGCATGAAAAAATGGGGCATTGAACAAGGGCTGAGCGCTAATGTGCATCCACACAAATTACGCCATAGCTTTGCTTCACATATTTTAGAGTCGAGTGGCGATTTGCGAGCAGTGCAGGAGTTACTTGGCCATAGTAATT